In Antricoccus suffuscus, one DNA window encodes the following:
- the pheT gene encoding phenylalanine--tRNA ligase subunit beta has protein sequence MRAQLSWLTELVPALAGKSGEQVADLFVSAGIEVDQIITAGPDDVDGLSVGEVVDIEELTEFKKPIRFCHLRVRAEGTATADEPEIRDIVCGAQNFSVGDRVVVALPGAVLPGDFRIAARKTYGKTSDGMICSSRELGIGDDHDGILVLPADAPIGANAVDYLGLHDVIFVTEPTPDRGYQLSVRGLARELAAKLDAPFTDPADVPAPPAGQGFPVTIEDDACGSFAARVLRGFDPSAPSPMWMRTRLLASGMRPISLAVDVTNYVMLLIGQPMHAYDLDRLAGQIVVRRAAEGESIVTIDDVKRELLAGEDLLITDGEHLHGIAGVMGAEAGEINAGTTDILLEAAYFDPVTISRSVRRHHLLSEAGRRFERGVDPVTGPVAIALASDLLSKYGGAQPEQHITLAGQPGLPAPQQIDPARINKLVGVDYDLQTVTRTLSLVGCTVEQAGELLRVTPPTWRPDLLEMPDFAEEVARIDGYDNVPVILPAAKPGTGLTAEQRARRQVSRAVAYSGFVETPSMSFHDEAALDALRIPADDVRRRLVQMANPIAADQTALRSTLLPGLFAALVRNHGRGFEDVALYETGTVFREPDGAPRPPAPPLDVAVVPTEQQFADLAASMPIERAHLAVAIAGKSQRATWSQPSRDVGWQDAVGAVQTAADALGAQIVLAQADVAPWHPGRCASVSLTDGTLIGYAGEIHPAVCEALDLPRRTCAAEIDLGALIARRFEGHTAPQVSTFPPATQDIALVVDAALPAADVQAVIENAAGPLLESVRLFDVFTGDQVGEGKKSLAYALTFRAVDRTLDSEETTDLRAAVITAATDRLGAVLR, from the coding sequence ATGCGGGCGCAACTGTCCTGGCTCACCGAGCTCGTCCCGGCGCTGGCCGGCAAGTCCGGTGAGCAGGTCGCCGACCTGTTTGTCTCCGCCGGCATCGAGGTCGATCAGATCATCACCGCCGGCCCCGACGACGTCGATGGGCTGTCTGTCGGTGAGGTCGTCGACATTGAGGAACTCACGGAGTTCAAGAAGCCGATCCGTTTCTGTCATCTGCGGGTCCGCGCCGAGGGTACGGCGACCGCCGACGAGCCTGAGATCCGCGACATCGTCTGCGGCGCGCAAAACTTCTCCGTGGGCGACCGGGTCGTGGTCGCGCTTCCGGGCGCCGTACTGCCGGGTGACTTCCGGATCGCGGCGCGCAAGACCTACGGCAAGACCTCCGACGGGATGATCTGCTCCTCGCGCGAGCTCGGCATCGGCGACGACCACGACGGCATTCTCGTGCTCCCTGCGGACGCGCCGATCGGCGCCAACGCGGTCGATTACCTCGGGCTGCACGACGTCATTTTCGTCACCGAGCCGACCCCAGATCGCGGCTACCAGCTGTCGGTCCGTGGCCTCGCCCGCGAGTTGGCGGCGAAGCTCGACGCGCCGTTCACCGATCCGGCCGACGTACCGGCACCGCCTGCCGGGCAAGGGTTCCCCGTCACCATCGAGGACGACGCGTGCGGGTCGTTCGCCGCCCGCGTGCTGCGCGGGTTCGACCCGTCGGCGCCGTCGCCGATGTGGATGCGCACCCGGCTGCTGGCCAGCGGCATGCGGCCGATCTCGCTGGCCGTCGACGTCACCAACTACGTGATGCTGCTGATCGGTCAGCCAATGCACGCCTACGACCTGGATCGGCTCGCCGGGCAGATCGTCGTACGCCGGGCCGCCGAGGGCGAGTCGATCGTCACTATCGACGACGTGAAACGAGAGCTGCTCGCCGGCGAAGACCTGCTTATCACCGATGGCGAACATCTGCACGGCATCGCCGGGGTGATGGGCGCCGAGGCCGGCGAGATCAACGCCGGCACGACCGACATCCTGTTGGAGGCGGCATACTTCGACCCGGTCACCATCAGCCGGTCCGTACGCCGCCATCACTTGCTCAGCGAGGCCGGCCGCCGGTTCGAACGTGGCGTCGACCCGGTCACCGGTCCGGTCGCGATCGCGCTGGCCAGCGACCTGCTGAGCAAGTACGGCGGTGCGCAACCCGAGCAGCACATCACCCTCGCCGGTCAGCCGGGATTGCCTGCGCCGCAACAGATCGACCCCGCCCGGATCAACAAGCTCGTCGGCGTCGACTACGACCTGCAGACCGTGACCCGCACGCTCAGCTTGGTCGGCTGCACCGTCGAGCAAGCCGGGGAACTGCTGAGAGTCACGCCGCCGACCTGGCGACCGGATCTGCTCGAGATGCCCGACTTCGCCGAGGAAGTCGCGCGGATCGACGGCTACGACAACGTCCCGGTCATCTTGCCCGCGGCGAAACCGGGCACCGGTCTCACCGCCGAGCAGCGCGCCCGGCGGCAGGTGTCGCGGGCCGTCGCCTACAGCGGCTTCGTGGAGACACCGTCGATGAGCTTCCACGACGAGGCCGCGCTCGATGCGCTGCGCATCCCGGCAGACGACGTACGCCGCCGCCTGGTGCAGATGGCTAACCCGATCGCCGCCGACCAGACCGCCCTGCGGTCGACGCTGCTGCCGGGCCTGTTCGCGGCGCTCGTCCGCAACCATGGACGCGGATTCGAGGACGTCGCGCTCTACGAGACGGGGACCGTCTTCCGCGAACCGGACGGTGCGCCGCGCCCACCCGCGCCGCCGCTGGATGTGGCCGTCGTACCGACAGAGCAGCAGTTCGCCGATCTCGCGGCCTCTATGCCGATCGAACGCGCACACCTTGCCGTCGCAATCGCCGGCAAGTCCCAGCGCGCGACCTGGTCGCAGCCGTCGCGGGACGTGGGCTGGCAGGACGCGGTCGGCGCCGTACAAACCGCCGCCGACGCTCTCGGCGCACAGATCGTGCTCGCGCAGGCAGATGTCGCGCCCTGGCATCCGGGGCGCTGTGCGTCGGTGTCGCTGACCGACGGCACGCTCATCGGGTACGCCGGAGAGATCCACCCGGCCGTCTGCGAGGCGCTCGACCTGCCGCGTCGTACCTGCGCGGCCGAGATCGACCTGGGCGCGCTGATAGCTCGTCGGTTCGAAGGGCATACGGCGCCGCAGGTCTCGACGTTTCCGCCGGCCACCCAGGACATCGCGCTGGTCGTCGATGCCGCGCTGCCGGCCGCCGACGTGCAGGCCGTCATCGAGAATGCCGCCGGCCCGCTGCTCGAGTCGGTGCGGCTGTTCGACGTCTTCACCGGTGACCAGGTGGGAGAGGGCAAGAAGAGCCTCGCCTACGCGCTGACGTTTCGGGCCGTCGACCGCACCCTGGACAGCGAAGAGACGACCGACCTGCGTGCGGCTGTCATCACCGCGGCCACCGATCGGCTCGGCGCCGTACTCCGCTGA